From one Rhizobium lentis genomic stretch:
- a CDS encoding ABC transporter substrate-binding protein, which produces MSIVKSLLSRRAFTALAGAAVIATAMPVTSFAADVTIPIIVKDTTSFYWQIVLAGARKAGKDLGVNVPELGAQAESDINGQISILENAVAGKPAAIVISPTEFKALGKPIDEAAKSVPIIGIDSAADSKAFSSFLTTDNVQGGRIAADGLAAAIKEMTGKEEGDIVILTNLPGVGSLEQRREGFLDQVKTKYPGLKVIADKYGDGQATTGLNMMTDLITANPNLVGVFASNLILAQGVGQAIAENKLGDKIKVIGFDSDEKTVGFLKDGAIAGLVVQDPYRMGYDGIKTALAVSKGEKVPENVDTGANLVTKANMADPKIDALLNPKIK; this is translated from the coding sequence ATGAGCATCGTGAAATCCCTTTTGTCGCGTCGCGCCTTCACCGCGCTCGCCGGTGCGGCCGTCATCGCCACGGCGATGCCGGTCACGTCCTTTGCCGCCGACGTGACGATCCCGATCATCGTCAAGGACACGACGTCCTTCTACTGGCAGATCGTGCTGGCCGGCGCCCGCAAGGCCGGCAAGGATCTCGGCGTCAACGTGCCGGAGCTCGGCGCCCAGGCCGAATCCGACATCAACGGCCAGATCAGCATTCTCGAGAATGCCGTTGCCGGCAAGCCGGCCGCCATCGTCATCTCGCCGACAGAGTTCAAGGCGCTCGGCAAGCCGATCGACGAAGCCGCCAAGTCGGTTCCGATCATCGGCATCGACTCGGCCGCCGACTCCAAGGCGTTCAGCTCGTTCCTGACGACCGACAACGTCCAGGGCGGCCGCATCGCCGCCGACGGCCTTGCCGCCGCGATCAAGGAGATGACGGGCAAGGAAGAAGGCGACATCGTCATTCTCACCAACCTACCCGGCGTCGGCTCGCTGGAACAGCGCCGCGAAGGCTTCCTGGATCAGGTGAAGACCAAATATCCGGGCCTGAAGGTCATCGCCGACAAATACGGCGACGGCCAGGCGACGACCGGCCTCAACATGATGACCGACCTGATCACGGCAAACCCGAATCTCGTCGGCGTCTTCGCCTCGAACCTGATCCTGGCGCAGGGTGTGGGCCAGGCGATCGCCGAAAACAAGCTCGGCGACAAGATCAAGGTCATCGGCTTCGACAGCGACGAAAAGACGGTCGGCTTCCTCAAGGACGGCGCGATCGCCGGCCTCGTCGTCCAGGACCCCTATCGCATGGGTTATGACGGCATCAAGACCGCGCTTGCCGTCTCCAAGGGCGAGAAGGTTCCGGAAAATGTCGACACCGGCGCCAATCTCGTTACCAAGGCGAACATGGCCGATCCGAAGATCGACGCGCTCCTGAACCCGAAGATCAAGTAA
- a CDS encoding RbsD/FucU family protein, translated as MLKGIHPLLGPDLLHALKTMGHGDDIVIADANFPAGTMGPPVIRADGVSATAMAAAILSHMPLDTFVPETAWRMEVVGDPGAVPEVCAEFQQIVSKRAGDFRIVPVERFAFYAMARKAAYIVATTEFRLYGNLILKKGVVHPHEVDLT; from the coding sequence ATGCTTAAAGGTATTCATCCGCTGCTCGGTCCTGACCTGCTCCATGCGCTGAAAACGATGGGGCATGGCGACGATATCGTCATCGCAGACGCCAATTTTCCCGCCGGCACGATGGGCCCACCCGTCATCCGCGCCGATGGCGTCAGCGCTACTGCCATGGCCGCAGCAATCCTGTCGCATATGCCGCTCGACACTTTCGTGCCGGAAACGGCATGGCGGATGGAGGTGGTGGGTGACCCCGGCGCCGTGCCCGAAGTGTGCGCGGAGTTCCAGCAGATCGTCTCGAAGCGCGCTGGCGATTTCAGGATCGTGCCGGTGGAACGTTTCGCCTTCTACGCCATGGCTCGCAAAGCCGCCTATATCGTCGCGACGACTGAATTCCGGCTGTACGGCAATCTGATTTTGAAAAAGGGCGTCGTGCACCCGCACGAGGTCGATCTGACCTGA
- a CDS encoding MDR family MFS transporter has protein sequence MSNAAHRSNRVLVVATIMLATFMVAIEATIVATAMPRIVGQLGGFSYYSWVFSAFLLAQSTTTVIYGKLSDIFGRKPVLIGGIIIFLAGSLLCGLAWSMMSLVFFRLLQGLGAGAIQPVTMTIIGDLFKLEERGRVQGAMATVWATSAVVGPLAGGIIVDSFSWAWIFWINLPIGIVSIIAFMIFLKEEVAHKQAKIDYLGSVLFSISIVALLVMLTETGASAWILLTLFAVFVVSGLFFLAQEKRAPEPIISIALWSRRLIATSNAATLLAGMALIGLSTILPIYVQGVLGRSPIVAGFTLTMLIVGWPLAVMLSGRFYKAFGIRRTLRAGSLMFPFGACFLLFLTPESSPVLAGAGSFFMGFGMGLISLTSIVLVQDSVEWSMRGSATASIIFARSLGNTLGATVLGAILNAGISHYASGETAAALHKALNQPTGLSALAADPAIRTIFDAALHWSFWGVVVVAMLTFFTTWLIPVGHRQAREPAVASEAASH, from the coding sequence ATGTCGAATGCAGCGCACCGCTCCAACCGCGTGCTTGTCGTCGCCACCATCATGCTCGCAACTTTCATGGTGGCGATCGAGGCGACGATCGTGGCGACCGCGATGCCGCGCATCGTCGGCCAGCTCGGCGGCTTTTCCTATTACAGCTGGGTGTTTTCGGCCTTCCTGCTGGCGCAGTCGACGACCACGGTCATCTACGGCAAGCTTTCCGATATTTTCGGGCGCAAGCCGGTGCTGATCGGCGGCATCATCATCTTCCTCGCCGGCTCTCTGCTCTGCGGCCTTGCCTGGTCGATGATGTCGCTGGTGTTCTTCCGGCTCTTGCAGGGGCTCGGCGCCGGCGCGATCCAGCCGGTGACGATGACGATCATCGGCGATCTCTTCAAGCTCGAGGAACGCGGCCGCGTGCAGGGCGCGATGGCAACCGTCTGGGCGACGTCGGCCGTCGTCGGACCGCTTGCCGGCGGCATCATCGTCGACAGCTTTTCGTGGGCCTGGATCTTCTGGATCAACCTGCCGATCGGCATCGTCTCGATCATCGCCTTCATGATCTTCCTGAAGGAGGAGGTGGCGCACAAGCAGGCGAAGATCGATTATCTCGGATCGGTGCTGTTTTCGATTTCGATCGTCGCCCTGCTCGTCATGCTGACGGAAACCGGCGCGAGCGCCTGGATCCTGCTCACGCTTTTTGCCGTCTTCGTCGTCTCCGGCCTTTTCTTCCTCGCCCAGGAGAAACGGGCGCCGGAGCCGATCATTTCGATCGCGCTCTGGAGCCGCCGGCTGATCGCGACCAGCAATGCGGCCACCCTGCTCGCCGGCATGGCGCTGATCGGGCTTTCCACCATTCTGCCGATCTACGTACAGGGCGTGCTCGGCCGCTCACCGATCGTTGCCGGCTTCACGCTCACCATGCTCATCGTCGGCTGGCCGCTGGCGGTGATGCTGTCCGGCCGCTTCTACAAAGCCTTCGGCATCCGCCGCACGCTGCGCGCCGGCAGCCTGATGTTTCCGTTCGGCGCCTGTTTCCTGTTGTTCCTGACGCCTGAAAGTTCGCCAGTTCTCGCCGGCGCCGGCTCCTTCTTCATGGGCTTCGGCATGGGCCTGATCAGCCTGACCAGCATCGTGCTGGTGCAGGACAGCGTCGAATGGTCGATGCGCGGCAGCGCCACGGCCTCGATCATCTTCGCCCGCAGCCTCGGCAATACGCTCGGCGCCACCGTGCTCGGCGCCATCCTCAATGCCGGCATCAGCCACTATGCGAGCGGCGAGACCGCGGCAGCCCTGCACAAGGCGCTGAACCAGCCGACCGGGCTCTCGGCGCTCGCCGCCGATCCGGCGATCCGCACCATCTTCGACGCGGCCCTGCATTGGAGCTTCTGGGGCGTGGTGGTCGTCGCGATGCTGACCTTCTTCACCACCTGGCTGATCCCGGTCGGTCACCGCCAGGCGCGGGAGCCGGCGGTCGCAAGCGAGGCAGCCTCGCATTGA
- a CDS encoding sugar ABC transporter ATP-binding protein: MTGLEEVSHRHDDSAPLKEANRIPAGSPILELKGLQKNYGHVQALKPATLTFLAGEIHAIVGENGAGKSTLIKLLTGVITRTAGEVLWCGHPVGLSTPNEAIARGINAVHQEVVLCPHLSVAANLFLGDEVNRYGLMRKKQMEKMAQAVLDDLGFGLPAGALLSSLTIGQQQLVATARAAMRGTQFLIFDEPTAYLTRQESAQLFKLIRRLQGEGVTIVYISHRMEEVFELADRVSVLRDGTHVGTRLIGETNEAELIALMINRSIEQIYHKEEIAIGETIVEVRGLSGPGFEDVSLSVKAGQIVGLYGLIGAGRSEFALGLYGREPISAGEIHWRGKRVDIRNERTAMELGIALAPESRRDQGLCLNLPIGLNINLPVFGRLSHGPVINHARESANADRQIRDLSIKTPSRRVPASSMSGGNQQKIVIGKWLSHGARLFIFDEPTVGVDVGTKAEIYRLFAKLLKEGAGIILISSYLPEVYELADRLHVFRGGRLVASHDFHAATHEQVLSEAIGV, translated from the coding sequence ATGACCGGACTGGAAGAGGTCAGTCATCGCCATGATGACAGCGCCCCGCTGAAAGAAGCCAATCGAATTCCCGCCGGATCGCCCATCCTCGAACTGAAAGGCCTGCAGAAAAATTACGGTCACGTGCAGGCGCTGAAGCCGGCGACGCTGACTTTCCTGGCCGGTGAAATCCACGCCATCGTCGGTGAAAACGGCGCCGGCAAATCCACCCTGATCAAATTGCTCACCGGCGTCATCACCCGCACGGCCGGCGAAGTGCTGTGGTGCGGCCATCCCGTGGGGCTGTCGACACCGAACGAGGCGATCGCCCGCGGCATCAACGCCGTCCATCAGGAAGTCGTGCTCTGCCCGCATCTCAGCGTCGCCGCCAACCTCTTCCTCGGCGACGAGGTCAACCGCTACGGCCTCATGCGCAAGAAGCAGATGGAGAAGATGGCCCAGGCTGTGCTCGACGATCTCGGCTTCGGCCTGCCGGCCGGCGCGCTTTTAAGCTCGCTGACGATCGGCCAGCAACAGCTCGTCGCCACCGCACGCGCCGCCATGCGCGGCACGCAGTTCCTGATCTTCGACGAACCCACAGCCTATCTTACCCGCCAGGAATCGGCCCAGCTCTTCAAGCTGATCCGCCGCCTGCAGGGCGAAGGCGTCACCATCGTTTATATCAGCCACCGCATGGAGGAAGTCTTCGAGCTCGCCGACCGTGTCTCGGTGCTGCGCGACGGCACGCATGTCGGCACGCGGCTGATCGGCGAGACCAACGAGGCCGAGCTGATCGCGCTGATGATCAACCGCTCGATCGAACAGATCTACCACAAGGAAGAGATCGCCATCGGCGAGACGATCGTCGAGGTCCGCGGCCTCTCCGGCCCTGGCTTCGAAGACGTCTCGCTCAGCGTCAAGGCGGGACAGATCGTCGGCCTTTACGGGCTGATCGGCGCCGGCCGCAGCGAATTCGCGCTCGGCCTCTACGGGCGCGAGCCGATCAGCGCGGGCGAAATCCACTGGAGGGGCAAGCGCGTCGATATCAGGAACGAACGCACCGCGATGGAGCTCGGCATTGCGCTCGCGCCCGAAAGCCGGCGCGACCAGGGGCTCTGCCTCAACCTGCCGATCGGCCTCAACATCAACCTGCCGGTGTTCGGGCGGTTGAGCCACGGCCCGGTCATCAATCACGCGCGCGAATCGGCCAATGCCGACAGGCAGATCCGCGATCTCAGCATCAAGACGCCGAGCCGGCGCGTTCCGGCCTCCAGCATGTCGGGCGGCAATCAGCAGAAGATCGTCATCGGCAAGTGGCTAAGCCACGGCGCCCGGCTGTTCATCTTCGACGAACCCACCGTCGGCGTCGACGTCGGCACCAAGGCGGAAATCTACCGGCTCTTTGCCAAGCTTCTGAAGGAGGGGGCCGGCATCATCCTGATCTCCTCCTACCTGCCGGAGGTCTACGAACTGGCAGACCGGCTGCACGTCTTCCGCGGCGGCAGGCTGGTCGCCAGCCATGATTTCCACGCGGCGACGCATGAACAAGTGCTCAGCGAAGCGATCGGCGTCTGA
- a CDS encoding UxaA family hydrolase: MDKQPWIILSAGDNVAVATAAIAPGSTVAGIQARQKIDPGHKIALTDIPLGAAVVKYGQAIGRTTAEVKAGDHVHSHNLHFENDRLAATANSAPEEATAEDKARSFMGYRRADGRAATRNYIGIIASVNCSTTVCRAIADEANRTILPHYDGIDGFVPIVHDQGCGMSSTGDGMNVLHRTLAGYTRHVNFGGVLMIGLGCEVNQLTLYGQSGAGASKRHFNIQDAGGSRRAVERAMGVLREIAADVGREKRVPIPVGEIIIGLQCGGSDGFSGITANPALGVAADLLAAAGGTAILSETSEIYGAEHLLRSRAVSDEVARKLDEKIAWWEDYVALHGASLDNNPSPGNKRGGLTTILEKSLGAVAKGGRSPLTAVYGYAERVTAPGLVFMDTPGYDPVSATGQVAGGANMIAFTTGRGSCFGCRPAPSLKLSSNSALYASMEEDMDIDCGTIATGDATISGKGREIFDLIIDTASGKKTKSEIFGYGDNEFVPWHLGATL; the protein is encoded by the coding sequence TTGGACAAACAGCCTTGGATTATCCTCTCGGCCGGAGACAATGTCGCGGTCGCAACGGCGGCTATCGCGCCGGGTTCGACTGTTGCCGGCATTCAGGCTCGCCAGAAGATCGATCCCGGCCATAAGATCGCGCTGACCGACATTCCGCTCGGCGCGGCAGTGGTGAAATACGGACAGGCCATCGGCCGCACCACGGCCGAGGTCAAGGCCGGCGACCATGTGCACAGCCACAACCTGCATTTCGAAAACGACCGGCTCGCCGCCACCGCCAATTCGGCGCCGGAAGAAGCAACCGCCGAAGACAAGGCGCGTAGCTTCATGGGCTATCGCCGCGCCGACGGCCGGGCGGCGACGCGCAATTACATCGGCATCATTGCCAGCGTGAACTGTTCCACCACGGTCTGTCGGGCGATCGCCGACGAGGCCAACCGGACGATCCTGCCGCATTATGACGGCATCGACGGTTTCGTGCCGATCGTGCACGACCAGGGCTGCGGTATGAGCTCGACGGGCGACGGCATGAACGTGCTGCACCGGACCCTTGCCGGCTATACAAGGCATGTCAATTTCGGCGGCGTGCTGATGATCGGTCTCGGCTGCGAGGTCAACCAGCTGACGCTGTACGGCCAGAGCGGCGCCGGCGCTTCCAAGCGGCATTTCAACATCCAGGATGCCGGCGGCTCGCGCCGCGCGGTCGAGCGCGCAATGGGCGTGCTGCGCGAAATCGCCGCCGATGTCGGCCGGGAAAAACGCGTGCCGATCCCGGTCGGCGAAATCATTATCGGCCTGCAGTGCGGCGGCTCGGACGGCTTTTCCGGCATCACCGCCAATCCGGCGCTCGGCGTGGCGGCCGATCTGCTGGCGGCGGCCGGCGGCACTGCGATCCTGTCGGAGACCTCGGAAATCTACGGCGCCGAACATCTGCTGCGCAGCCGCGCCGTCAGCGATGAGGTGGCAAGGAAGCTCGACGAGAAGATCGCCTGGTGGGAAGACTATGTCGCCCTGCACGGCGCCTCGCTCGACAACAACCCATCTCCGGGCAACAAGCGCGGCGGGCTCACCACCATCCTCGAAAAGTCGCTCGGCGCCGTTGCCAAGGGCGGTCGCTCGCCGCTGACCGCCGTCTATGGTTATGCCGAGCGGGTGACGGCCCCTGGCCTCGTCTTCATGGACACACCAGGCTACGACCCGGTCTCGGCCACCGGCCAGGTGGCTGGCGGCGCGAACATGATCGCCTTCACCACCGGCCGCGGCAGTTGCTTCGGCTGCCGGCCGGCGCCGTCGCTCAAGCTTTCCAGCAATTCGGCGCTCTATGCTTCGATGGAAGAGGACATGGACATCGATTGCGGCACCATCGCCACCGGTGACGCGACGATCAGCGGCAAGGGCCGCGAGATCTTCGATCTCATCATCGATACGGCGTCCGGCAAAAAGACGAAGAGCGAAATTTTCGGTTACGGCGATAACGAGTTCGTGCCTTGGCATCTCGGTGCGACGCTTTAG
- a CDS encoding aldo/keto reductase, producing MKTRRIGKTGLEVTEISFGAAALGGLYRECPREQAMETLQAAWDNDIRYFDVAPWYGLGLAERRVGDFLRDKPEGDYVLSTKVGRLLRPVPTGTVPDYSYVNPLSFDADYDYSYDGIMRSVEFSYARLGLNRIDILYVHDIGGYTHGAAKNAVHLKQFLDSGVKALEELRASGAISAFGLGVNEVPVCLDVLRHADLDCILLAGRYTLLDRSAEDELLPLCRQKGTSLVVGGVFNSGILATGPVPGSHFDYMPATDDVLAKVGAMEAIAKRHGVPLAAAAMQFPLRDPIIASVLIGTAKPSSLTRNMEIVASPLADSIFAEFEPYTLIAPPLGTEAVRV from the coding sequence ATGAAGACGAGACGGATCGGCAAGACCGGGCTTGAGGTGACCGAGATCAGTTTCGGCGCTGCGGCTCTCGGCGGCCTCTACCGGGAGTGCCCGCGCGAGCAGGCGATGGAAACCCTGCAGGCGGCCTGGGACAACGACATCCGCTATTTCGACGTCGCGCCCTGGTACGGGCTCGGCCTTGCCGAAAGGCGGGTCGGCGACTTCCTGCGCGACAAGCCCGAAGGCGACTACGTGCTGTCGACCAAGGTCGGCCGGCTGCTCAGGCCTGTGCCGACCGGCACCGTGCCGGACTACAGCTATGTCAATCCGCTCTCATTCGATGCGGATTACGATTATTCCTATGACGGCATCATGCGCTCGGTCGAGTTCAGCTATGCGCGCCTCGGCCTCAACCGCATCGACATTCTCTACGTGCACGACATTGGCGGTTATACGCATGGCGCGGCGAAGAACGCGGTCCATCTGAAGCAGTTCCTCGATTCCGGCGTCAAGGCGCTGGAGGAACTGCGTGCTTCCGGAGCGATCTCCGCCTTCGGCCTCGGCGTCAACGAAGTGCCCGTCTGCCTCGATGTCCTGCGACATGCCGATCTCGACTGCATCCTGCTCGCCGGCCGCTATACGCTGCTTGACCGTTCGGCCGAGGACGAACTTCTGCCGCTCTGCCGGCAGAAGGGCACGTCGCTCGTCGTCGGCGGCGTCTTCAACTCCGGCATTCTCGCCACCGGGCCGGTGCCGGGCTCGCATTTCGACTACATGCCGGCAACCGACGACGTGCTCGCCAAGGTCGGGGCGATGGAGGCAATCGCCAAACGTCACGGCGTGCCGCTCGCGGCGGCCGCCATGCAGTTTCCGCTGCGTGACCCGATCATCGCATCTGTGCTGATCGGCACGGCCAAGCCCTCGAGCTTGACGCGCAACATGGAAATCGTCGCGTCCCCGCTTGCGGACAGCATCTTTGCCGAATTCGAACCCTATACGCTCATCGCGCCGCCGCTCGGCACGGAGGCGGTCCGGGTCTGA
- a CDS encoding GntR family transcriptional regulator has product MARQNTVFKEAYNRYAVALRTDTALPSEPEIAAQLGVSRSTARAILTRLSEEGIIRWNKRQKIVLRQPTDRDLFPSEETDSLHDIIERSFMRRILADDAAPGMQINELELAREIGTGTTSVREFLIRFSRFGLIEKRPNSHWTLKGFTREFALELADVREMFELHSAAEFGRLPRDNQAWADLAAMREDHLSMLADINQRFKDFSVLDERFHLLIHRASKNRFIADFYDAIAIIFHYHYQWNKTAARERNERAIHEHLDYIAALESGDQAAIEKACRVHLRSARQTLLQSLPQNVSDNA; this is encoded by the coding sequence ATGGCAAGGCAGAACACGGTCTTCAAGGAAGCCTATAATCGCTACGCCGTAGCGTTGCGCACCGATACGGCGCTGCCCTCGGAACCCGAGATCGCCGCCCAGCTCGGCGTCAGCCGCTCGACGGCGCGCGCCATCCTCACCAGGCTCAGTGAAGAAGGCATCATCCGCTGGAACAAACGCCAGAAGATCGTGCTGCGCCAGCCGACCGACCGCGATCTCTTTCCGTCCGAGGAAACCGACTCGCTCCATGATATCATCGAGCGCAGTTTCATGCGGCGCATCCTCGCCGACGATGCCGCTCCCGGCATGCAGATCAACGAGCTGGAGCTCGCCCGCGAGATCGGTACCGGCACGACGAGCGTGCGCGAATTCCTCATCCGCTTTTCCCGCTTCGGCCTGATCGAAAAGCGGCCGAACAGCCACTGGACGCTGAAGGGTTTTACCCGCGAATTCGCGCTCGAACTTGCCGATGTGCGCGAAATGTTCGAACTGCATTCGGCCGCCGAATTCGGCCGGCTTCCCCGCGACAACCAGGCTTGGGCCGATCTCGCCGCCATGCGCGAGGATCATCTTTCCATGCTCGCCGACATCAACCAGCGCTTCAAGGATTTCTCCGTTCTCGACGAGCGCTTTCACCTGTTGATCCATCGAGCATCGAAAAACCGCTTCATCGCCGATTTCTACGACGCGATCGCCATCATCTTCCACTATCACTACCAGTGGAACAAAACCGCCGCCCGCGAGCGCAACGAGCGCGCCATCCACGAGCATCTCGATTATATCGCGGCACTGGAATCCGGCGACCAGGCGGCGATCGAAAAGGCCTGCCGCGTGCACCTGCGCTCCGCCCGCCAGACACTGCTGCAATCCCTGCCGCAGAATGTGAGCGACAACGCCTGA
- a CDS encoding ABC transporter ATP-binding protein/permease — protein sequence MTDVKLNPTSVDGTDPDGAEKSRQEKASTVEVALPPDVVEPSPKLTPEEAEQARKRYLLRRFWISARRYWGSSGDRLAWPCSIGLLVMICMNVGFQYGINRWNRGIFDAIERHDAGTVYYLSAVFVPLVLGSVALVTAQVYVRMMIQRRWRSWLTAAVVARWLANGRYYQLNLIGGDHKNPEARISEDLRIATEAPVDFIAGVIAAFLSASTFIVVLWTIGGALTLPIAGWTITIPGFLVVTAVVYAVITSTVIAVIGRHFVQVSEVKNQVEAELRYTLTRVRENGESIALLGGEEEERSDLDKTFSNVLKQWALLARQHMRTTFVSHGSMLIAPVVPLLLCAPKFLAGGMTLGEVMQAASAFAIVQTAFGWLVDNYPRLADWNACARRVASLMASLDGLERAEHSDALGRIKRGETQGNAILNLNDLSVSLDDGTAVVKETQVEIAPGERVLVAGESGSGKSTLVRAIAGLWPWGDGSVDFDSDRRLFMLPQRPYIPSGTLRRAVAYPRAADSWTPEEIKAALAKVGLDYLNEKIEEVAPWDQILSGGEKQRLAFARLLLHRPDIIVLDEATSALDEKSQDRMMEMVINELPTVTIISVAHRAELEAFHSRKITLERREGGAKLVSDIDLVQRKGRRNLILRVLDNRR from the coding sequence ATGACCGACGTTAAACTCAACCCGACATCGGTCGACGGCACCGATCCGGACGGTGCCGAGAAGTCGCGCCAGGAGAAGGCTTCGACTGTCGAGGTTGCGCTGCCGCCGGATGTCGTCGAACCAAGTCCGAAGCTCACGCCTGAGGAGGCCGAGCAGGCGCGCAAGCGATATTTGCTGAGGCGTTTCTGGATCAGCGCCCGCCGTTACTGGGGCAGCAGTGGCGACAGGCTCGCCTGGCCGTGCTCGATCGGTCTGTTGGTGATGATTTGCATGAATGTCGGCTTCCAATATGGGATCAACCGCTGGAACCGCGGGATCTTCGACGCCATAGAGCGACACGACGCCGGCACTGTCTATTACCTGAGCGCCGTCTTCGTGCCGCTCGTGCTCGGAAGCGTCGCTTTGGTCACCGCGCAAGTCTATGTTCGCATGATGATCCAGCGCCGCTGGCGCTCCTGGCTGACGGCGGCGGTCGTCGCTCGCTGGCTCGCCAACGGCCGTTACTATCAGCTGAACCTCATCGGCGGCGATCACAAGAACCCTGAGGCGCGTATCTCGGAGGATCTCAGGATTGCCACCGAAGCGCCGGTTGATTTCATCGCCGGCGTTATTGCCGCATTTCTGTCGGCCTCGACCTTCATCGTGGTGCTGTGGACGATCGGCGGGGCGCTCACCCTGCCGATTGCGGGTTGGACGATCACCATTCCCGGCTTTCTCGTCGTCACCGCGGTTGTCTATGCCGTGATCACCTCGACCGTGATCGCGGTCATCGGCCGCCATTTCGTGCAGGTCTCGGAGGTCAAGAACCAGGTGGAGGCCGAGCTCCGTTACACGCTGACCCGCGTGCGCGAAAACGGCGAGAGCATCGCTTTGCTCGGCGGCGAGGAAGAGGAGCGTAGCGACCTCGACAAGACATTTTCCAATGTGCTGAAACAATGGGCGCTGCTTGCGCGCCAGCATATGCGCACGACCTTCGTCTCGCACGGGTCGATGCTGATTGCGCCCGTCGTGCCGCTCCTGCTATGCGCGCCGAAGTTCCTCGCCGGCGGCATGACACTTGGCGAGGTCATGCAGGCTGCCTCCGCCTTCGCTATCGTCCAGACGGCGTTCGGATGGCTGGTCGACAACTACCCCCGTCTTGCCGACTGGAACGCCTGTGCGCGACGCGTCGCCTCGCTGATGGCCTCGCTCGACGGTCTCGAGCGCGCCGAACATAGCGACGCCCTGGGACGCATCAAGCGCGGTGAGACCCAGGGCAATGCGATCCTGAACTTGAACGATCTCTCCGTATCTCTCGACGACGGCACCGCCGTGGTCAAGGAAACCCAGGTCGAGATCGCGCCGGGCGAGCGGGTGCTCGTGGCCGGCGAATCCGGCTCCGGCAAGAGCACGCTGGTGCGCGCCATCGCCGGCCTTTGGCCCTGGGGTGACGGCAGCGTCGATTTCGACTCCGACCGGCGCTTGTTCATGTTGCCGCAACGGCCCTATATCCCCTCCGGCACACTTCGCCGCGCGGTCGCCTACCCCCGCGCCGCCGATAGCTGGACGCCGGAGGAGATCAAGGCCGCACTTGCCAAGGTGGGGCTCGACTATCTGAACGAGAAGATCGAGGAAGTCGCGCCATGGGATCAGATTCTCTCGGGCGGCGAAAAGCAGCGGCTCGCCTTCGCGCGGCTGCTGCTGCACCGTCCCGATATCATCGTGCTGGATGAGGCGACCTCGGCGCTCGACGAGAAGAGCCAGGACAGGATGATGGAGATGGTGATCAACGAATTGCCGACAGTCACCATCATCAGCGTGGCGCATCGCGCCGAGCTCGAAGCCTTCCACAGCCGCAAGATAACCTTGGAACGGCGCGAAGGCGGCGCCAAGCTCGTCAGCGATATCGATCTTGTCCAGCGCAAGGGCAGGCGAAACCTGATCCTGCGTGTTCTGGACAATCGCCGATAA
- a CDS encoding ABC transporter permease, protein MTATPTEIVAPPPRRKMNILFGLTLIGLLIFLWVVLGFVTASFWTPLNISNLLRQGAMTAILALGQTFVIITAGIDLSVGAIVGFCTVIIAWLLQAGVPLWGAIVLTLAIGVAIGAFHGFGIVHMGLPPFIITLATLTSLRGIGLLITNGSTISITDESFSNFARADFLGIPSLFWMVILVAVPSFVFLHLSRWGRYLFAVGSNAEAARLSGVNVKGMIYLAYILSASFAAFVGVLLASRIAIGNATQADGWELQAIASSVIGGTSLFGAVGSVHGPLIGAFILATINNGANLLNVNSFWQRIITGLLIIVIVFFDQLRRRKSN, encoded by the coding sequence ATGACTGCCACCCCCACCGAAATCGTCGCGCCGCCGCCGCGCCGGAAAATGAACATCCTGTTCGGCCTGACGCTGATCGGGCTCCTGATCTTCCTCTGGGTCGTGCTCGGCTTCGTCACCGCGAGCTTCTGGACGCCGCTCAACATCTCCAACCTGCTGCGCCAAGGCGCGATGACGGCGATCCTGGCGCTCGGCCAGACCTTCGTCATCATCACCGCCGGCATCGACCTGTCGGTCGGTGCGATCGTCGGCTTCTGCACCGTCATCATCGCCTGGCTGCTGCAGGCGGGCGTGCCACTCTGGGGGGCGATCGTGCTGACGCTCGCCATCGGTGTCGCAATCGGCGCCTTTCACGGCTTCGGCATCGTCCATATGGGCCTGCCGCCCTTCATCATCACGCTCGCAACGCTCACATCGCTGCGCGGCATCGGCCTCCTGATCACCAACGGCTCGACGATCAGCATCACCGACGAGAGCTTCAGCAATTTCGCCCGCGCCGATTTCCTCGGCATTCCGAGCCTGTTCTGGATGGTCATCCTGGTGGCGGTCCCCTCCTTCGTCTTCCTGCATCTGAGCCGCTGGGGCCGCTATCTCTTCGCAGTCGGTTCGAATGCCGAGGCGGCGCGCCTTTCCGGCGTCAACGTCAAGGGCATGATATATCTCGCCTATATTCTTTCGGCCTCCTTCGCCGCCTTCGTCGGCGTGCTGCTCGCCTCGCGCATCGCCATCGGCAATGCGACACAGGCCGACGGCTGGGAACTGCAGGCGATCGCCTCCTCAGTCATCGGCGGCACCAGCCTGTTCGGCGCGGTCGGTTCGGTGCATGGCCCGCTGATCGGCGCCTTCATTCTCGCCACCATCAACAACGGTGCGAACCTTCTGAACGTCAACTCCTTCTGGCAGCGCATCATCACCGGTCTCTTGATCATCGTGATCGTCTTCTTCGACCAGCTGCGCCGCCGCAAGAGCAACTGA